A stretch of the Equus caballus isolate H_3958 breed thoroughbred chromosome X, TB-T2T, whole genome shotgun sequence genome encodes the following:
- the SERTM2 gene encoding serine-rich and transmembrane domain-containing 2, producing MTEVHFKYHGNLTGRAHYPTLATEVDTTSDKYSNLYMYVGLFLSLLAILLILLFTMLLRLKHVISPINSESTESVPQFTDVEMQSRIPTP from the coding sequence ATGACAGAGGTGCATTTCAAGTACCATGGAAATCTCACTGGGCGGGCCCATTACCCTACCCTGGCAACAGAGGTTGACACCACTTCAGATAAGTATTCTAACCTGTACATGTATGTGGGCTTATTCCTGAGCCTCCTGGCTATTCTTCTCATTCTGCTCTTCACAATGCTCCTTCGGCTCAAACATGTCATCTCGCCCATCAACTCTGAGAGCACAGAAAGTGTTCCTCAATTCACAGATGTAGAGATGCAGAGTCGAATCCCCACTCCTTAA